In one Verrucomicrobiota bacterium JB022 genomic region, the following are encoded:
- a CDS encoding Hpt domain-containing protein, which yields MELSHILAEPVVDREQFDMLVETGEDAAAELIQELLDLFREESGPRLDALQASLGQNDTVAIGKHAHSLAGASANLGALRLSKLCRKLETETNAGNLAALPEIARHIRAEYDRAVQQFEVEIEQLKS from the coding sequence ATGGAATTGTCCCATATCCTAGCCGAGCCGGTCGTGGACCGCGAACAGTTCGACATGTTGGTCGAGACTGGTGAAGATGCGGCCGCCGAACTGATTCAGGAACTGCTCGACCTCTTTCGAGAAGAGTCGGGCCCCCGCCTCGACGCGCTGCAAGCCTCTCTGGGCCAAAACGATACCGTAGCGATCGGCAAACACGCCCACTCCTTGGCCGGAGCCAGCGCCAACCTGGGTGCATTGCGCCTCTCCAAGCTGTGCCGCAAGCTCGAAACCGAAACGAACGCGGGCAACCTGGCCGCGCTGCCCGAAATCGCCCGCCACATCCGCGCGGAGTATGACCGCGCCGTGCAGCAGTTCGAAGTCGAGATCGAACAGCTCAAGTCCTAG
- a CDS encoding acetylxylan esterase, whose protein sequence is MPHVLYRPAHFFQPKTTLGFDPTYGYGLEALQQIAPPRPPAGFAAFWQRRYEEARNIEPAATTETSPFSTREREVLKVYFNSAGGRRIGGWLSLPRKKEIRLGLVVGHGYGGRNAPDAEELLPEAATLYFCARGFHLSRFPDIPESSVFHVIQGLRDREQYVHAGCVQDIWCAANALESLCTEVDGNIFYDGVSFGGGIGALALPWDDRFCGGHLGLPSFGHHPLRLRMPCQGSGEAVRKVHQHYPQEVEDTLAYHDAASAAQFADKPVLVSAARWDPSVPPPGQFAIYNAWQGPKHLFVLNAGHWSYPGEHDEQHRLRHAIRDFIRARSTHDAPAS, encoded by the coding sequence ATGCCGCACGTTCTCTATCGCCCCGCCCACTTTTTCCAGCCGAAGACGACGTTGGGTTTCGATCCCACCTACGGTTACGGCCTCGAAGCCCTCCAGCAGATCGCGCCCCCCCGCCCACCGGCGGGTTTCGCGGCTTTCTGGCAGCGCCGTTATGAGGAAGCCCGCAATATCGAGCCGGCGGCCACGACCGAGACTTCTCCCTTCAGCACGCGCGAGCGCGAGGTGCTCAAGGTCTACTTCAACAGTGCGGGTGGTCGTCGCATCGGGGGCTGGCTCAGCCTGCCGCGCAAAAAGGAGATCCGGCTCGGCCTCGTCGTGGGCCACGGCTACGGTGGCCGCAACGCGCCCGACGCCGAAGAGCTGCTGCCCGAGGCGGCCACGCTCTACTTCTGCGCCCGCGGCTTCCACCTCAGCCGCTTTCCCGACATCCCGGAGTCGAGCGTCTTTCACGTGATCCAGGGCCTGCGCGACCGTGAGCAATACGTGCATGCGGGCTGCGTGCAAGACATCTGGTGCGCTGCCAACGCGCTGGAAAGCCTCTGCACGGAGGTCGACGGCAATATCTTTTACGACGGCGTCAGCTTCGGTGGCGGCATCGGCGCCTTGGCCTTGCCCTGGGACGACCGCTTCTGCGGCGGCCACCTCGGCCTGCCCAGCTTTGGCCACCACCCACTGCGCTTGCGCATGCCCTGCCAAGGCTCCGGCGAGGCCGTCCGCAAAGTCCACCAGCACTACCCCCAGGAGGTCGAAGACACGCTGGCCTACCACGATGCCGCCTCCGCCGCCCAGTTTGCAGACAAGCCGGTGCTCGTCTCTGCCGCTCGTTGGGACCCCTCGGTGCCGCCGCCCGGCCAATTCGCGATCTACAACGCCTGGCAAGGCCCCAAACACCTCTTTGTGCTCAACGCCGGCCACTGGTCTTACCCGGGCGAGCACGACGAGCAACACCGCCTCCGCCACGCCATCCGCGACTTCATCCGCGCTCGCTCCACCCACGACGCCCCGGCTTCCTGA
- a CDS encoding MBL fold metallo-hydrolase has protein sequence MDIAFLGTGTSQGVPMIAHHSHGLDVQDARNWRTRTSAHIWMGGQRIQIDVGPEFRLQCLRNGIDQVDYVLMTHAHADHIMGMDDLRRHVDLRGGKALPVYGNRETLDRLQQVFPYAMHEEAPVPGYPAFSLREMPATLDLPCGRISATPLPHGRSDTLGLVFTEKQTGQRLAYFTDCKEVTPAAKALAQGAEVLVIDALRPDPHPSHLHLDGALKVALELQAHRTYFIHMTFAVDHESYSETLPDNVRLAYDGLKVNVGTLETTDAPPIWC, from the coding sequence ATGGACATTGCATTCCTTGGCACCGGCACGTCGCAAGGCGTCCCCATGATCGCCCACCATTCCCACGGGCTCGACGTGCAGGACGCGCGCAACTGGCGCACCCGCACGAGCGCTCACATCTGGATGGGCGGCCAGCGGATCCAGATCGACGTGGGGCCGGAGTTTCGCCTGCAGTGCCTGCGTAACGGCATCGACCAGGTGGACTACGTGTTGATGACCCATGCCCATGCCGACCACATCATGGGGATGGACGACTTGCGCCGTCATGTGGACTTGCGCGGCGGCAAAGCCCTGCCCGTCTATGGTAACCGCGAGACGCTTGACCGCCTGCAACAGGTCTTCCCCTACGCCATGCACGAAGAGGCGCCCGTGCCCGGCTACCCGGCCTTCAGCCTGCGCGAGATGCCGGCCACGCTCGACTTGCCCTGCGGTCGCATCTCGGCCACGCCGTTGCCGCACGGGCGCTCGGACACGCTCGGGCTCGTCTTTACCGAAAAGCAGACCGGCCAGCGCCTCGCCTATTTTACCGATTGCAAGGAAGTGACGCCTGCCGCCAAGGCGCTGGCCCAAGGCGCCGAGGTGCTGGTGATCGACGCCCTCCGGCCCGACCCCCACCCCAGCCACCTGCACCTCGACGGCGCGCTCAAGGTGGCGCTCGAACTCCAGGCCCACCGCACCTATTTCATCCACATGACCTTTGCGGTCGACCATGAGAGCTACAGCGAGACGCTGCCCGACAACGTGCGCCTCGCCTACGACGGCCTCAAGGTCAACGTCGGTACGCTGGAGACAACGGACGCCCCGCCGATCTGGTGCTAA
- a CDS encoding ComF family protein, with the protein MFRLPPLRTFVDLCFPPSCAFCGDVVEEGPVRHVCAACRASWEFIEPPCCETCGYPYMGAVEADRKCPRCVDLQPAFERGRAIFRYTETGRAWVHELKYHAGLYLLHDVPWLLKRRPEFLHLAAGAVLVPVPLYPRKERERGFNQSYELAAAFARAVPGAEVAPLIRRVRETPTQTDLTRAQRQENVRGAFALAKGARPDPKRLHVVVDDVLTTGATVNACAKVLARAGVGRVRVLTAAHG; encoded by the coding sequence ATGTTTCGACTGCCCCCGCTACGCACTTTTGTCGACCTCTGTTTCCCACCCAGCTGCGCCTTTTGCGGCGACGTGGTAGAGGAGGGGCCGGTTCGCCATGTCTGCGCGGCCTGTCGGGCGAGCTGGGAATTTATCGAACCGCCCTGCTGCGAAACTTGTGGCTACCCCTACATGGGCGCGGTAGAGGCGGACCGGAAATGCCCGCGCTGTGTGGACCTGCAGCCGGCCTTCGAGCGTGGTCGGGCGATCTTTCGCTATACCGAAACGGGCCGGGCGTGGGTGCACGAGCTGAAATACCACGCTGGGCTTTACCTGCTCCACGATGTGCCCTGGCTGCTCAAGCGACGGCCCGAATTCCTGCACCTCGCCGCCGGAGCGGTGCTCGTGCCAGTGCCGCTCTACCCGCGCAAGGAGCGGGAGCGCGGCTTCAACCAGAGCTACGAGCTGGCGGCGGCCTTTGCCCGTGCCGTCCCGGGGGCTGAAGTTGCTCCGCTGATCCGGCGGGTCCGTGAGACGCCGACGCAGACCGACCTGACCCGCGCCCAGCGGCAGGAAAACGTGCGCGGTGCCTTCGCCTTGGCCAAAGGCGCGCGCCCCGACCCGAAACGCCTGCATGTGGTGGTCGACGATGTGCTGACTACGGGGGCGACGGTCAACGCCTGCGCGAAGGTGCTGGCGAGGGCTGGGGTGGGGCGGGTGCGCGTGTTGACGGCCGCCCATGGCTGA
- the accD gene encoding acetyl-CoA carboxylase, carboxyltransferase subunit beta — protein MAFFSKPRYSTVKPPERKRDIPRDLYTRCPKSGELIYTKQLEENLMVVPKSGHHFRLDGPRRIESLIDAGTWQELDLGVTAVDSLKFTDTKPYQERLEGYIAKTGLNEAVLCGLGQMDGLPVSLAVMDFRFAGASMSAAVGEKLTRTIERGIEQKLPVIIVCASGGARMQEGIFSLMQMAKTSAALARLSDAGLPYISILTDPTTGGVTASFATLGDLILAEPEALICFAGPRVIKEGTNQELPEGFQRSEFLLERGLIDQIVHRHEMKPRIVSFLRAFLHQPAPATA, from the coding sequence ATGGCCTTCTTTTCCAAGCCACGCTACAGCACCGTCAAGCCGCCGGAACGCAAACGCGACATCCCGCGCGACCTCTATACCCGTTGCCCGAAGTCCGGGGAGCTGATCTATACCAAGCAGCTTGAGGAGAATTTGATGGTGGTGCCGAAGAGCGGTCACCACTTCCGCCTCGACGGCCCCCGCCGCATCGAGAGCCTGATCGACGCCGGCACCTGGCAGGAACTCGACCTGGGCGTCACTGCCGTCGACAGCCTCAAGTTTACCGATACCAAGCCCTACCAGGAGCGCCTCGAAGGCTACATTGCCAAGACGGGCCTCAACGAAGCCGTGCTGTGCGGCCTCGGCCAGATGGACGGCCTGCCCGTGAGCCTCGCGGTGATGGACTTCCGCTTTGCCGGTGCCTCGATGAGTGCGGCGGTGGGCGAAAAGCTGACCCGCACGATTGAGCGCGGCATCGAGCAAAAGCTGCCCGTCATCATCGTTTGCGCCTCCGGTGGTGCGCGGATGCAGGAGGGCATCTTCAGCCTCATGCAGATGGCCAAGACCAGCGCGGCCCTCGCGCGCCTGTCCGACGCCGGGCTGCCCTACATCTCGATCTTGACCGACCCGACCACGGGCGGCGTCACCGCCAGCTTTGCGACCTTGGGGGATTTGATCCTGGCCGAGCCGGAAGCGCTGATCTGCTTCGCCGGCCCGCGCGTGATCAAGGAAGGCACCAACCAGGAGCTGCCCGAAGGCTTCCAGCGCTCGGAGTTCCTGCTTGAGCGGGGCCTGATCGACCAGATTGTGCACCGCCACGAGATGAAGCCGCGCATCGTCAGCTTCCTCCGCGCCTTCCTGCACCAGCCCGCTCCGGCCACCGCCTAG
- a CDS encoding folylpolyglutamate synthase/dihydrofolate synthase family protein, protein MQTPDLSDYGAVQRYLYGLRHHGARYGIDRMPPMLARLGNPHRRYPVIHVAGTNGKGSTCAMLEAIYRSAGNCTGLFTSPHLVYQGERVQVNRQRLGHEEIADYTRQLQPIAAQMAAEDPESHPSFFEFMTAMAFLRFSEAPVDVALIETGLGGRLDATNVVDPALSIITSVSFDHTEILGDTLAKIAFEKAGIIKAGKPVVMGCLPPEAEAVVRARAEELGSPLYSVRERFGRYEERYPETILPGDFQRLNAAAATLAAEVLREQFPVTDHQIRQALMQVAWAGRWERHSAGDREVILDATHNPEGARFLDQQLARLVRQTGVKPVIAAGSLGDLRAKALLEVIARHAREIVLIRPHQPRACSFEALEAAVPADFHGRVSRGSVREVFPVPGVCTLGHPGETVVVTGSIYLIGEAMEALYHETRIGEELLQD, encoded by the coding sequence TTGCAGACGCCCGATCTTTCCGATTACGGCGCGGTCCAGCGCTACCTCTATGGCCTGCGCCATCACGGCGCCCGCTACGGCATCGACCGCATGCCCCCCATGCTGGCGCGCCTTGGCAACCCGCACCGTCGCTACCCCGTCATCCACGTCGCGGGCACCAACGGCAAGGGCTCGACCTGTGCCATGCTGGAGGCGATCTATCGCAGTGCCGGCAATTGTACGGGGCTCTTTACCTCGCCGCACCTCGTCTACCAAGGCGAGCGTGTGCAGGTAAACCGCCAACGTCTCGGCCACGAAGAGATTGCCGATTACACACGGCAGCTCCAGCCGATTGCCGCTCAAATGGCGGCTGAAGACCCGGAAAGCCACCCGAGCTTCTTCGAGTTCATGACGGCGATGGCCTTTCTGCGCTTCTCGGAAGCTCCCGTCGACGTGGCGCTGATCGAAACCGGCCTCGGCGGCCGCCTCGATGCGACCAACGTCGTGGACCCGGCGTTGTCGATCATCACTTCGGTCAGCTTCGACCATACCGAGATTCTGGGCGACACTTTGGCCAAGATCGCGTTTGAGAAGGCGGGCATCATCAAGGCGGGCAAGCCGGTGGTGATGGGTTGCCTGCCGCCCGAAGCCGAGGCGGTCGTGCGCGCACGGGCCGAGGAACTGGGCTCGCCGCTCTACTCGGTGCGCGAACGCTTTGGGCGTTACGAAGAGCGTTACCCCGAGACGATCCTGCCGGGCGACTTCCAGCGCCTGAACGCGGCCGCCGCCACGCTGGCCGCCGAGGTCTTGCGCGAGCAGTTCCCCGTAACGGACCACCAGATCCGCCAGGCCCTCATGCAGGTGGCTTGGGCCGGCCGTTGGGAACGCCACTCGGCGGGCGACCGCGAGGTGATTCTCGACGCGACGCACAATCCCGAAGGCGCGCGCTTTCTCGATCAGCAACTCGCCCGCCTCGTCCGCCAGACAGGGGTGAAGCCGGTGATCGCGGCGGGCAGCCTGGGCGACCTGCGCGCGAAGGCCCTGCTGGAGGTGATCGCCCGCCACGCCCGCGAGATCGTGCTCATCCGCCCGCACCAGCCGCGCGCCTGCAGCTTTGAGGCGCTCGAAGCGGCAGTGCCCGCCGATTTCCATGGCCGGGTCAGCCGTGGCTCCGTGCGCGAAGTCTTCCCGGTGCCCGGCGTCTGCACCCTCGGCCACCCCGGCGAGACGGTCGTCGTCACCGGCAGCATCTACCTGATTGGCGAGGCGATGGAAGCTCTCTATCACGAGACGCGCATCGGCGAAGAGCTGCTGCAGGACTGA
- a CDS encoding PEP-CTERM sorting domain-containing protein, giving the protein MGFDIMPRICSHLALVTLLACPLMAEEPMLTAQESLQLLNPIGSPTVIAAFQSNLAVGLTFDFGVETYTLPRMPLSLGNYQPLDLSDAALDGLLNELTNGDDLEFSIHVDLYNSLDQLLAFPSTTTFTEAEFLLAFGLPTPELLTRDAIGNVYVRFDQYGLASSLLNGELFGQGTLDLTLGLEVEAVPEPQTYALFALGLGGLAFYLWRRQKAA; this is encoded by the coding sequence ATGGGTTTTGATATCATGCCGCGCATTTGCTCCCACCTCGCCCTCGTCACGCTCCTCGCCTGCCCGCTCATGGCCGAAGAGCCGATGCTGACGGCGCAGGAATCCCTGCAACTGCTGAACCCCATCGGTTCGCCGACCGTGATTGCGGCCTTCCAGAGCAACCTGGCAGTGGGGCTTACCTTTGATTTCGGCGTCGAGACCTACACCTTGCCCCGGATGCCGCTCTCGCTGGGCAATTACCAGCCGCTCGACCTGAGCGACGCCGCCCTCGATGGCCTGCTGAACGAGCTGACCAATGGCGACGACCTCGAATTCTCGATCCACGTCGACCTCTACAACTCGCTTGACCAGTTGCTCGCCTTTCCCAGCACCACCACCTTTACGGAGGCGGAATTTCTGCTCGCCTTCGGTCTGCCGACGCCGGAGCTGCTGACGCGCGACGCCATCGGCAATGTCTATGTCCGCTTTGACCAATACGGCCTCGCCTCCTCCCTCCTCAACGGTGAGCTTTTTGGTCAAGGCACGCTCGACCTGACGCTGGGCCTCGAAGTGGAAGCCGTGCCCGAGCCGCAGACCTATGCGCTCTTTGCCTTGGGCCTCGGCGGCCTCGCCTTTTACCTCTGGCGCCGGCAAAAGGCGGCGTAA
- a CDS encoding GNAT family N-acetyltransferase, whose product MAQLIYETVSGKGVVPYIDDLARLRISVFAEYPYLYDGGLTYEREYLSHLARCESSFLVIAKDKDLVVGCSTALPLAEADADFQEPFQRHGYDLKEVFYFGESVLDPHYRGYGAGRVFFEQREAAARAGKFRWASFCAVERPDEHPRRPVDYSPLDRWWQRLGFVKHPELKANFDWKEIGQPAMSTHPMSFWLKELV is encoded by the coding sequence ATGGCGCAGCTGATTTACGAAACGGTTTCCGGAAAGGGCGTGGTCCCGTATATCGACGACCTCGCCCGGCTTCGGATCAGCGTTTTCGCGGAATACCCGTACCTCTACGACGGCGGGTTGACCTACGAGCGCGAATACCTTTCGCATCTCGCCCGCTGCGAAAGCAGCTTCCTCGTCATCGCCAAAGACAAGGACTTGGTGGTGGGTTGCTCCACCGCCCTGCCCCTCGCCGAGGCTGATGCGGACTTTCAGGAACCGTTTCAACGCCACGGCTACGACCTCAAGGAGGTCTTCTACTTTGGCGAAAGCGTGCTCGACCCCCATTACCGAGGGTATGGAGCCGGGCGCGTCTTTTTTGAGCAGCGCGAGGCGGCAGCCCGGGCGGGTAAATTCCGCTGGGCCAGTTTTTGCGCAGTCGAGCGCCCCGACGAGCACCCACGCCGTCCGGTAGACTACTCCCCGCTCGACCGGTGGTGGCAGCGCCTCGGTTTCGTCAAGCACCCGGAGTTGAAGGCCAACTTCGACTGGAAAGAGATCGGCCAGCCCGCCATGTCGACCCACCCGATGTCGTTCTGGCTGAAGGAGCTGGTCTAG
- a CDS encoding PEP-CTERM sorting domain-containing protein, which translates to MSTSSQSRFSLSFGAAIGFSLFALVAQANAAINVFPVNSFAQDTDSSSGLSVGSTLTVSDSELNTLFSLEHRWTYTPSTTIYMPNPGMPGPGTPMYMPSNNSHSGYFTTGANVEFLYTSSSSQPAYLAEGASIEAASLFNSATTSYFSGNSGTTNWNTTSYVSGYIGFRIEDGDSGNYNYGWLSLTVTYPWSSYGMPQNGNGYLKVDSYAIESELNKPITAGDLGTVAVPEPTTTAALLGLGAGALALIRRRKHTR; encoded by the coding sequence ATGAGCACTTCATCCCAATCACGTTTTTCTCTGTCATTTGGCGCTGCCATCGGCTTTTCTCTCTTCGCGCTTGTCGCCCAAGCCAACGCTGCGATCAACGTTTTCCCGGTCAATTCTTTCGCCCAGGATACGGACAGCAGCAGCGGCCTAAGCGTGGGCTCGACCCTGACGGTGAGCGACAGCGAGCTGAATACCCTCTTCAGCCTGGAGCATCGCTGGACCTATACCCCCAGCACGACCATCTACATGCCGAACCCGGGCATGCCCGGCCCCGGCACACCGATGTACATGCCCTCCAACAACAGCCACTCGGGCTATTTTACCACCGGGGCAAATGTGGAATTCTTGTACACATCTTCCAGCAGTCAACCTGCTTATCTCGCGGAGGGCGCATCCATCGAAGCCGCCAGCCTTTTCAATTCCGCCACCACCAGCTACTTCAGCGGCAACAGCGGAACTACGAACTGGAACACCACCAGCTACGTAAGCGGCTATATCGGTTTCCGCATCGAAGATGGGGACAGCGGGAACTACAACTATGGCTGGCTCTCCCTTACCGTCACCTATCCTTGGAGCTCCTACGGCATGCCCCAGAACGGCAATGGCTACCTGAAAGTCGACTCCTACGCGATCGAGAGCGAGCTGAACAAGCCCATCACCGCTGGCGACCTCGGCACAGTAGCCGTGCCCGAGCCTACCACCACCGCAGCCTTGCTCGGCCTCGGCGCCGGTGCCCTCGCACTGATCCGCCGTCGCAAGCATACCCGCTAG
- a CDS encoding PEP-CTERM sorting domain-containing protein (PEP-CTERM proteins occur, often in large numbers, in the proteomes of bacteria that also encode an exosortase, a predicted intramembrane cysteine proteinase. The presence of a PEP-CTERM domain at a protein's C-terminus predicts cleavage within the sorting domain, followed by covalent anchoring to some some component of the (usually Gram-negative) cell surface. Many PEP-CTERM proteins exhibit an unusual sequence composition that includes large numbers of potential glycosylation sites. Expression of one such protein has been shown restore the ability of a bacterium to form floc, a type of biofilm.): MSIFSQSRSSLSFGAAIGFSFLALVAQANAAIEVFPVNAVAQDTLSGSSYSAGASQTVSDLDSNTLFSLRHTWRYIYGDSENSHTAYFTTGQNVRVISSSQYGAPTFLEEGASIGTGVPFYSKNDTYFAGNMEDNAWHTTSSTSGYMGFRITDVESGGYNYGWISISITYPGSRYDPALDGNGYVTINSYAIETELNKPILAGDMGVVVPEPTTTAALLGLGAGAFVFLRRKRAR, translated from the coding sequence ATGAGTATCTTCTCTCAATCACGTTCTTCGCTGTCTTTTGGCGCTGCCATCGGCTTTTCTTTCCTCGCGCTCGTCGCCCAAGCCAATGCTGCGATCGAGGTCTTCCCGGTGAATGCCGTCGCGCAGGATACGCTAAGCGGTAGCAGCTATAGTGCAGGCGCGAGCCAGACGGTAAGCGACCTCGACTCGAATACGCTCTTCAGCCTGCGGCATACCTGGCGGTATATTTACGGCGATTCCGAAAACAGCCACACGGCCTATTTCACCACCGGCCAAAATGTGCGAGTTATCTCCTCATCCCAGTATGGCGCACCTACTTTCCTCGAAGAGGGAGCGTCCATCGGAACAGGTGTCCCTTTCTATTCCAAGAACGACACCTATTTCGCCGGCAACATGGAGGATAATGCCTGGCACACCACCAGTTCCACCAGCGGCTACATGGGTTTTCGGATCACGGATGTAGAAAGCGGTGGTTACAACTACGGTTGGATATCCATCTCAATCACCTACCCGGGCTCCAGATATGACCCGGCCCTGGACGGCAATGGCTACGTGACGATCAACTCCTACGCGATCGAAACCGAGCTGAACAAGCCGATCCTCGCTGGCGACATGGGGGTAGTCGTGCCCGAGCCTACCACCACCGCAGCCTTGCTCGGCCTCGGCGCCGGTGCCTTCGTGTTCCTGCGCCGCAAGCGCGCCCGCTAG